One region of Megalopta genalis isolate 19385.01 chromosome 15, iyMegGena1_principal, whole genome shotgun sequence genomic DNA includes:
- the LOC117229365 gene encoding uncharacterized protein LOC117229365, with product MLRHTFRTLTSQVISSRFLSSKYSDSNNNKTPSDNIAFEVDYYYKQDKELLEILKQKLQEEVKCMQDELKTMRNKVDEYNRNINENLRFLKGLEKDLSASDKK from the exons ATGTTGCGACACACTTTCCGGACATTAACGTCTCAAGTCATTAG TTCTAGATTCTTATCGAGTAAGTACAGCGATTCCAATAATAACAAAACACCAAGTGACAATATTGCATTCGAAGTCGACTATTATTACAAACAG GATAAAGAATTACTAGAGATATTAAAACAGAAATTGCAAGAGGAGGTGAAATGCATGCAGGATGAacttaaaacaatgcgaaataagGTGGACGAATATAATCGCAACATCAAcgaaaatcttcgatttttgaaAGGTCTCGAAAAAGATTTATCGGCtagcgataaaaaataa